DNA from Krasilnikovia cinnamomea:
GGTGAAGCCACCGGCGGCGGCACCCCACAACACACCACAGCTGGGCACCAGCAACGCGTCGGTCACGCACTCCTGGGTCGGCGGCGTGGTCGGCGGCGTCGTCGTGGGCGGCGTCGTCGGCGGAGTGGTGGTCGGCGGCGTCGTGGGAGGCGTGGTCGGCGGCGCCGTGGGAGGCGTGGTCGGCGGCGTCGTCGGCGGCGTCGTGGGAGGCGTCGTCGGTGGCGTCGTCGGCGGAGGGGTCACCACGGTGCGGCTCCAGTTGACCTCCAGCTGCGGGCCGCCCGTCGTGTCGTCGCCGTACTCGGTGGCGTACAGGCGGGTCACGTCCGTGGTCGACGCGGACTTGAGCACGAAGGCGTACGTGCCGGCCTTGGTGACCCACTTGGACACGTCCACCTTGAGGATGGTGTCGGTGGTGGCGGGCTTGATCGTCACGGCCGTGGACGACGCCGCGGGCGCGGTCGCGGCGGTGATCTTCGACTCGGTCCACGACGTGCCGACCGGCTGCACACTGAAGTTCGCGGCGACGGGCGTGCCGTTCAGCGGCAGCCGCAGCGTGGCGTTCTTGACGACCGCGCCGCTCGGCAGCGCACCGGTCGCGAACTTCACATAGGACAGACGCGTCTCGCCGTCCGCCTTGCCCACCACGAGCTTGTCGGCGCCGCCGAAGTTGGTGCTGCGCCTCGTGCTCGAGGTGTATGCGTCGTCGGTGGCCCACTTCGACACGGTGCCCGTGGTCGTCGTGGCCGCGGCTTCGGCGGTTCCCGCCACGGCGAGCCCACCGCCCACCATGGCACCGGCAACGGCGGTAGAAAGGATTACCCGCCTGGCGTCCATCAGTTCCCCCTGACTCGTGGATCGCTTGTGCCATCCACGGTCGGGAGCGGTGGGTGCGCGTCCGGGCTCCGAACAGGTGCAGGCAAGGTGCACCGAAAAGCAGGGTGGAATGCGGCCGCTGACGGGGCTCTCACCCGTACGGCCGGGACGATCCGGCGGCCCCCTGCGGGCGCGGATCACCGGGACGAAACCTCCGGTGGCCTTGATCGGCACCGGAGGATCAATCATGAGCGGATCAAGATGCGGCGCAGCCCACCCTGCCGGCACCTACAGTCCGGCGGGGTGGGCTGCGGTTCGGCTGTCGCGGGTCAGGCGGTGGAGGGTGCCTCACCGGAGATGACGGTGTGCAGGGTGTCGATCAGCACGTCCGAGGTGAACGGCTTCTTGATCAGCACCGCGTCGCCGGGGATCAGACCCTGGTCGACCGCGATCTCCTTGAGCAGGCCCGACACGTAGACGACGGCCATCGTGGGGCGCAGCTCGGCCGCGGCGTGGGCCAGCTCCCCGCCCGACACGCCGGGCAGGCCGAGGTCGGTGACCAGGATGTCGATGGCACCGTCCTGGCTCCGGCAGATCTCCAGGGCCTGCTCGGAGTTGCCCGCGACGAGGGCGCGGAAGCCGCGGCGCTCCAGCATGCGGCGCATGATGTCGCGCAGGTCCTCCTCGTCGTCCACGACGAGGACGGTGGGTTGTGCCGGAGCCTCCGTCATGGGGCCTCCCCCGAGTCACCGCGAAGTGCGGACCCGGATCCCGGGCAGGCCCGCCCGGATGCCCGCCTCCGCCCTCGCGGCGCGAGGTCAGAGAGCCAGGGTCCAGGAGTCAAGGTACCCCGTACGGGCGCCGCGCGGGTTCGTGATCCGCAGCGTCCAGGTGCCGTTTCGCCGGTACGAGCTGAGGTTGAGCCGGTACGTCATGACCACGTTGCCGTCGCGGGCGGTGGTGGTGGCGGTCTTGAGAACCCGGGTCCGGCCGCCCGAGGTGACCAGCACGGCCACGAAGCGAGCGCGGTACGGACTGCGCACGCGTACGGTGACCGACGAGGTCGTCGACGCCCGGCCCGAGCAGGTCGAGACGGCCCGACCGCGCTTGACGGTCTGGCCACCCCTGATGGCCACCCCGCTGGCGTTGGTGAACGGCCCGCACTGCGGCGCCTTCGGCGCGGGGGCCCGCGTCGGCGTGGTCGGCGCCACGCTGTCCGCCCCGGTGTAGAGCAGCCGGTTCGGCGAGCCCGTCCCGGGGCTGGTCACGACGTTGGTGGTGGTCGTGCCGACCAGGTCGTCGCGCACCTGGGCGGGGCTCCAGCTGGGGTGGGCCGCGAGGGCGAGCGCGGCGGCGCCCGCGACGTGCGGCGAGGCCATCGAGGTACCGCTCAGGTCGGCCGTGGCCGTGTCGGAGTTGTGCCAGGCCGAGGTGATGTCCACGCCGGGGGCGAAGAGGTCGACGCAGGTGCCGTAGTTCGAGAACCACGCGCGGGCGTCGTCGGAGCCGGTGGCGCCGACCGTGATCGCGGCCGGGGCGGAGGAGGGCGAGTACTGGCAGGCGTCGGCGTCGCTGTTGCCCGCGGCGACCGCGTACGTGATCCCGGCGGCGATCGAGTTGGCCACCGCGGCGTTCAGGGCGGTGCTGCGCGAACCGCCGAGGCTCATGTTGGCGACCGCGGGCTTGGCCGCGTGGGTGGTGACCCAGTCGACGCCCGCGATGATCGCCGAGTAGGACCCGGAGCCGTTGCAGTCGAGCACCCGTACGCCGACGAGCTGGACGTCCTTGGCCACCCCGGTGGTGGTCCCGCCGATCGTGCCCGCGACGTGGGTGCCGTGGCCGTTGCAGTCCTGGGCCACCGAGTCGCCGTCGATGAAGTCCCAGCCGTTGCGGGCCCGGCCGCCGAACTCGGTGTGGCCCAGCCGGATCCCGGTGTCCAGCACGTACGCGGTGACGTTCGAGGCGGAGCGGTAGGTGTACGAATCCGACAGCGGCAGTGCCCGCTGGTCGATGCGGTCCAGGCCCCACGCCGGGTCGCTCTGCGTGTCGGCCAGCGAGATCTTTGCGTCCTGCTCGACGTACTGGACGGCCGGGTCGGCGGCGAGGCGGGCGGCCTGGGTGGCGGTCATCCGGATGTGGAAGCCGCGAACGGCGGTGAGGTAGTTGTCCTCGATCTCGCCGCCGTACTTGCGGGCCATCTGCTGGGAGGCGGAGGTGACCTGTTCGGCGGCGGCCGAGTCCGGCTTCAGCACGACGATGTAGCTGTTGCTGATCGCCTCGCCCGGCTCGGCGGCCAGCACCGTGCCGGTGGGCGCGGTCGGCGTCTCGGCGAGGGCGGGGCCCACGGTCGCGGTCAGAACGGCCGCGGTGGCCAGGCCCGCGGCCATGGCGAGTCGGGCGATGCTGATCATCAAGCTGCTCCGTCTCCGCCCCGCGCGAGTGGCTCCACGGGAGGCCTGTCGAGAACAAGTCGCAGCTCAGCGTGCCGATCGGCGGGAAGGCGCCGGTGCCCACACGGGTGCGGGCGGGTAGCGATCCGGCCTACCCCGGGTCCGCCGGATCGCTAAGCCGGCCCCGTGATAGGCCGAACGTGGGGTCAGGACCGCCGTACCGCTATCGAAGGAGCCCCAGGATGAGCGCCACCACCCTGTCGCCCGAGATCGTCACCGTCGCCTCGCTCGCTGAGCGCTGCGACCGCTGCAGCGCTGCGGCCAAGCTGGAGGTCACCATCGCCGGCGGCGGCACGCTGGCGTTCTGTGGGCACCACGGCAACAAGCACGCCGCGGACCTGTCCCGGGTGGCCGCCCGGGTGGCGGTTGAGCAGGGCTTCGCGTGGGCGGGCGAGGTTCGCACAGCGTGAGCTGTTGACCACATCCGTGGCGTTATGATCGATCCCTCACTTCCGGGCGGATAGGCCCGTAATAGAGGGGCTTTGTCAGTGCGGATCGCGGCGCAGGACGTGGGTCGGCTGTCCCGGGTGCTGTCCGGGTGCGCCGGAGCCACGGTCGCCGCGTCCGCCCTGATCGTGCTGCTCAGCTTGGATCGGTCGGCGGCCTGGGAGCTCGTCGCCGTACCGGCCGCCGCCCTGGTCACCGGGGGTCTGGCCCTGCTGCTGCACGTGCTGCCGGGGGCCGGTCCGGCGCTACGCGCGACGGCCCGCGCCCTGGGCGCCGTCACCGCCGCCATCGGCCTGGCGTCCCTCGCCCGTTATCCGGCGGCCGGGATCGCCGCCTTCCTCATCGGGCTCGCCCTGGTCGGCATCGACGTCCGGATCCGGCTGCGGCCCGGCGCGGCGGCCCGCTTCCGCGTGGCCGACGCGCTGCTCGGCGCCGCGGCGATCGTCGCGCTGGTCGCCCTGGTGCCCCGGATGTTCGCGCCGTCATTCCCGCCGGGCCGTGCGCCGGTCGGCGTGATGTCCACGTACGTGGCCAGCGCCCTGCTGATCCTCGCCGCCGGTGCGATCCTGGCCCGCCCGGAGGCTGGCCCGTTGCGGACCGCGGCTCCGGCCGGACCGGGCACCACGGTGCGCCACGTGCTGCCCCTGCTGGTCGCCGTTCCGGTCGTCGCGGCCGTGGTCAGCGCGCTGGCGGGCCGGGCCGGCGTCAGCCGCCCGGTCGCCGCGATCAGCACCGGCGTCATCCTCACCGCGCTCGTCCTGCTGGCACTGGCCGGCCGCCTGGTGCGTTCGCTGGACGCCGCCGACCGGCGCCAGCGTGACCTGGTGGCACAGCTGCGCGACCGCGGCGAGTACGCCGACACCCTGCTGCAATCGATCAACGAGGCCGTGATGGTGCTCGACGCCAACTACCGGGTGCTCGACGTCAACCGGCGCTGGCACGAGCTGTCCGGCCGGCCCCCCGAGGACGAGCTGGGCCGACGGCCGGACGGCCTGCCCCCGGTCCGCAGCGGCGAGTGGATCGGGGAGATGCGGGTCCGCCGCCCGGACGGCGCGGACGTGCCGGTGCTGGCCACGATGGCACCGATCCCGGACGCGGAGGGCCAGCCGCGCGGCTACGTCGCCACGTACGTCGACATCGCCGAGCGCAAGCGGGCCGAGCAGGCCCTCACGGAGCGCGCTGGTGAGCTGGAGCGCAGCAACGTGGGGCTGCGCGAGGCGAACACGAGGCTGGAGGAGGCCCTGGCGTTCAAGAACGACCTGACCTCGATGCTGACCCACGACGTGGCACAGCCGATCAGCTCGATCGCCAGCCTGGCGGAGCTGCTGGCGGCGGACTGGGCGGAGCTGCCGGAGGACATCCGGCTCGAACTGGCCACGAAGATCGACAAGAACACCCGGCGGCTCATCAAGATGATGAACGACCTGCAGTTGCTGTTCCGGCTGGACACGGGCACGGTGACCGCCCGGCGGACCCCGGTCCCGCTGCGCGAGGTGGCGGAGACGGTCGCCGCCGACACCGCCCCGGACGCCGAGATCGACATCGAGGACGAGCTGGCGGCGCTCGCGGACCGCGGCCACCTGGAGGCGGTGCTGCAGCACCTGTTGAGCAACGCCGTGGCGTACGGTGACGCACCCGTGCAGGTGCGGGCGTGGCGGCTGGGCGAGGGGGTCGAGCTGATGGTCCAGGACCGCGGCCCGGGCATTCCCGAGGAGCTGGTGCCCCGGCTGTTCGACCGGTTCGCGCGGGGCTCCGGGCTGGGTCTGTTCATCGTGCGCCATCTGGTCGAGGCGAACGGCGGCTCGGTCCGCTATGAGCGGGCCGAGCCGCGCGGCGCCCGGATGGTGCTCGCCCTGGAGGAGGCGGCGGTACGCGGCTGAGCGTGACCGCCGCGCCCGCTCAGTAGTCCAGGGCCCCGCCCCGGTCCGCTTCGTTGATCATCCCGTCGCCCCAGGCATCCTGCGCGGACATCCGCTGCCCGCCCATCGGGGCGCTGCCGTGCCCGCCCATCGGCATGCTCCCGGTGCCACCGGTGGCCGGCCAGGTGCCCGCGGCGCCACCGCGGATCGGGCGGTTGCCGGCGATGCGGCGACCCGGTGCCAGCACATCGTCGAGGTCGGTCGCGCTGTGGATGCCGGGCGCCGAGGTGATGTCGACGATCTCGTCCGGGGCGTCCGGTCGCCGGGCGGACATGTCGCTGCGGCCAGTGGCCGCGCGGTTCGCCTTGATCCGGGCCGCGACCGACGCGGGCGACGCGAGATCCGATCGGTCGCCGGGGAGCCGCTTGGTGCTCGCTCCGCCGAACGCGGCGGTGCCGGCCAGCTCGCCGGACTCGATGAGGTACTTGAACTCCTCGAGATCCATCTTGAGCCGGCGGTTGAGCGTCTCCTGCCCGTGCCGGTCGCTGGGCATGAGGTACGCGATGTCGGCCTCGAGCTGGGCGACCACCTGGGTGCGCATCTCACCCAGCGGCCGGACGGTGATGGTCTCCGCCAGCAGCGGGCCTTCCATCGTCGACCAGGAGACCCGCTCGTCGAGCGAGCACTCCGTGATCTGGGCGTCGAACTCGCGGCGATGGCCGTCGACGTCCATCACCCAGTGAGTCTGGTCGTTGCCGGTCGCGGTGACCCGATGCACGCCGGCCATGAAGCGCGGGTAGTTCTCGAACGTGGCGAGCTGCTCGTACACCATGTGCAGCGGCGCGCCGATCTCGATGGCCTGCTGAACCATACTCATCGCGTCTCTCCCCCATGCTGAAGTGCTGGCATGACAGAGAGTACGTAGAAGTTAACTGTCCGCGTCTGGTTTCCCGTCAGATCCGGCGCAGGTACTGCCAGCGGCCCACCTCGACCGCGTACCGGGCGTCGCTGGCGGCCAGCAAGGATACGCCCGCGTCGCGCAGCAGCGCCACGATGCGCGGCGACGGGCTGCGCCAGGCCTCGCTGATCTCCACCGAGGTGCCGGTCGAGCGGCACGCGGTGGCCAGGGCGTCCACCAGTTCGGCGGTGATCACGCAGTCGTCGAGGCCCACCTGGGTCAGCAGGCTGAGCGGGCGGGCGAGCTGGGTGGGCGCGTACCGGGAGGCCCGCTCGACCGCGTGGATCATGGCGGTGACGGCCTGCTCGGCCACCTGCTCGGGGGTGAGCTCACCGGTGCCGAGCAGCGCGCGGATGTCGCGGGGGCCCACCGGGCCGTCCGGCAGCGGCAGCCGGGACATGGCGACCGAGACGGCCTCCAACTGGCCGAGGTCGGCCGGGAAGGCCAGCCAGCCGTCCGGCTGCACGATCTCGATCTCGGCCGCGACCCGCAGGGTCAGCTCGGTACGGCGGCTGGCCCGGCGCACCGCGTCCGCGTACGCCTGCAGCCAGGTCGTCTCCGGCCCGGCCTGATCCGCGAACGTGATCGCGGTGAGGCCGGCGCGGTCGGCCGCCGACACGACCACCCCGATGGCGTCCCGCCCGGCCGCGAAACCGGTGTGCACGTGCGCGTCGACGAGCAGGTCGACCGGGCGTGCGGCCCCGACGGTACCGCCACCCACGATGACTGATTCCCGCTCCACGCTCACCTTGTACTCCCGGACCTCTCTGCGACGAGTGCTCCCCGCCTCGCAGTTGACAGTCGGTTCGCGGTGTTGTGGGCCGGGGTCCGCGGCAGGTGCATTCCGGGTGCGCCACCCCGGTGCGCTCCAGGCCCGAACCCGGCGGCCCTACACTCGCCCGGCCGCGATCCGGCGGAGCCTGCCCGGCGGGACATCACGTGTCGCGGCCCGGCACGCCGTGGCCGCCGAGGCCCGCGATCTGGCGGATGGCGTCGTCGAGGTCGCGGCTGAGCTGCTCCACCAGCCCGCGCTGGCGTTCGGCGAGGCCGTGGACCTCGCCGGTGGTACCGGTGATGTCGGTGACGGAACCGGCCATGGTCTGGATCGTCGTGGACATCGCGCGCATCTCGCGCTCCAGTTCGCCGACGATGCTGGTGATCTCGTCGGTGGATTCGGCGGTCGAGGTGGCCAGGTTCTTGACCTCCCCGGCGACGACCGCGAACCCGCGCCCGGCCTCGCCGGCCCGGGCGGCCTCGATCGTTGCGTTCAGCGCCAGCAGGTTCGTCTGCGCCGCCACCTCGGTGATCATCTCGGCGATCCCGGCGACCCGGCGCAGGCTGTCGCCGAGAGCGTCGACCGCGTGTTCGGCGTTGCCGGCATGCTCCACCAGGTTGCGGCTGGCCGCGTGCGCGGCGTCGATCCGGGCATCGATGTCGCGGGTGGCGGTGCGGACGTCGCCGACGTGGCCGACCACCCCGGCGAGGCGGTCCACGACCGCGCCCGAGGTGCGGTCGACGGTCTCCCGGGCCTGCCGGCGGGACTCGTCCTGGACGCGTTCCTGCTCCGCGTACGTCCGGCGCAGCTGTTCCTCGCGCTGGGCCTGTTCGGCGTGCAGCGCGGCGTCCTGGGCGGCCAGCGTCTCCAGCATGGTGTCGATCGTCGCGGCCAGCGCACCGATGTCGCCCTTGCCGGGGTGCCCGATGCGCAGGCTGCGGTCACCGGAGGCGATGACGGCCTCGGTGGTACGCCGCAGCGGCCGCACCTGCTGGCGTACCGCGCGGCGCGACAGGATCCCGAACGCGCCGAGCAGCAGCAGCGTGCCGACCGCGGTGAACAGGAAGATCTGGTTGGCGGTCCGGCCGGCGATCCGGTGCAGCTGCCGGTCGCCGATCGAGCGCAGGACGATCGGGCCGCCGTTCGCGGTCGGTACGACGGCGTCCACGGCGACCTGGGTTTCGTTCAGCGTGGCGGTGCTGACCGCGATGCGTCCCAGCCGACTGGCGAGCACGGAACGCTCGGCGGCGCCGGTGTGCCGCTGGGCCACCCGGGTCAGCGACAGGTCGACCTCGGCGCCCAGCTTGGTCAGGGCCGCCGGGTCGAGCGACTTGAGGTAGATCAGGCCGCCGGTGGCCGGTGGCTCCCCGCTGCTGCGGTACGCGGCGAAGCCGCAGTACAGGTACGGGCGGTCGGCGGCCAGGATCATGCCGCAGATGCCGTCACCGCTCTCGGCGGCGGGGTCGAACAGGCGCCGCAGCAGCGCCCGGTCCCGCAGCTCGGCCGGGACGTCGGCGAGTTCCGCGGCGCCCGAGGCGTCCGCCAGCACTCCCACCCGTGGCGTGCCGTCGAGCCCGGCACCCATGACCCCGTCGACCACACCGGTGCCGCGCAGGTATTCCGGTTCGAAGCTCTCCAGGAAGCCCTCGCTGTCGGCGGCGGCGACCTGGTCGGCGGAGTCGTCCCACTCCGAGTTCGTGGCGCCGAACGTGCTCAGCAGCGCCACCTGACCGTCGAGCGCGATGCCCAACCGCTGGGCGTCGCGGGCCAGCTGGTTGGCCTCGAGATCCTCGAACGGGCCGGTGGCGATCGCACGGAGCGCCAGGAAGACGGCCAGCAGCACGATCGCGCCCGCCACTACCGGGCGGAGATAGCGCAGGAGTCGAAAGGTCACACATTTAGTTCGGCCACCGGCTCGCACAATTGTGCGAGATCACCGCGTGACACTCGACACGCGTCGGCCGCCACCGGCATGTCGGCCGCGCGGCGCTAAACCGTCGCGAGAAGGCGCTCCCGCGCGAGGAGATCCGGCGCGTCGAACCACTCGTCGTAGTGCGTGGCCGGACCGAGCAGAGTGAGCGCGGCGACATACGCCTCGCCATCGAGCCGCCGCCCGGTCACCAGCCCGGCCAGCGCCTGCAGATAGTGGTAGTCGGTATACCCCGGAAACGCTTCCAGACCGTTCTTGATGAGGTCGTTCGCCTCGGCGTCGCGCCCGAGTTGCAGGAGCGTGATGGCCATCCACCGGCCGAGTGCCGCCCGGGCCGAGTCGTCCTCGTCGCGTTGGTAGGCGTCGAGGAAACCCGCCATCGCGGCGTCGAAACGCCCGGCGGTGAACGCGCGCAGAGCGGCGGCGTACGGCAGGTCGCGCGGCGCGGTGTTCGCGTGGGCCGGCACGTACGCGCGGGTGGTGCCCGCCCCGCCGTGCCGTCGCCGGCCGACGACCTGCCACCGGACGACGCGGTGGCCTTCGAACGCCGGGAAGGACACGGGTACGGCCAGGCGGGCGGCCGCGGTCGCTGCCGCGCGTCGGCGCAGCGTGTTCTCGGCGTCTCCGTCCGCGAAGTGCAGCCCGCGGAGGTCGAACTGCCACGTGTCGTCGATCGTCGGAGCTGACCACGTCGCGCACACGCCGCGGTAGGTGTCTTCGACCCGCCTCATGATCGCGTCCCAGGAGTACTCCGCCGCGGTAGCCAGCCCGCCCTCGCGCAGCCTGCCGGCCAGTTCCGGCTCGTCGAGCACCCGACGCACCGCGCTCACCAGCCCGTCCACGTCACGTACGTCGCAGAGCAGGGCGTTCACGCCGTCGCGTGCGTACTCCAGGACGCCGACGTTGCGGGTGGACACGACCGGTGTCCCCGAGGCCATCGCCTCGATGACCGGTAACGCGAACGACTCGTAATGGGAGCAGCAGACATACACCGACGCACCCCGGTAGATTGCGCCCAGCGTGGCTTGATCCGGAGCGACGACCACGTGGCCCAGCGGTTCCCGCGGCGGGCGTGGCGTGACCCAGACGAGGTCCAGCTCGCGCCGGTCGGCCTGCAGCGCCTGCCACATCCGGCGCATCTCGGCCATGCCCTTGAACTCGTTGCCATCCCAGCCGACGACCATCACGTACGGGCGGTCCCTGCTGAACCTGGTACCGGCGGGGTGGAACACGTCCGGGTCGGCGGCGTTGTGCACGACCACCGCCTCGACGCCGAAGCGGGTCCGGAGCACCTCGGCGGTCGTGCCGCTCACGGTGATCGTCGCGTCGGCCGCCGCCATGCTGCGGGAGACCAGCGCGTGGGTCTCCTCGTCGATGTCCTCGAACAGGTGAAGATCGCCCTGCTCGAAGTGAACGACCGGGGCGGTGCCGAGGACCCGCGCGGCCATGATCTGATCCCACGCTCCCGCGACGACCAGATCGCAGGCGGGATCGCACGCCGGTACGGCCTCGGCGAGTTCCAGCCCCCACGGCACCTGCATGAACGGCACTCGCAGGTCGAACCAGTCCGGTTGCCGGTAGTGGCTGAGAACGGTGACCCGGTGACCCCGCGCGGCCATGCGGTTCGCCTGCTCGAACTGCACCCGTGTCCCGCCGCAGATGTCGGTGCGCGGGACGAGATAGCACAGCCGGAGCCGCGCGGGCGCATCGCCGGACGGGGATCGGTGCGGGGCGACCGGCAGCACCTCCCGGCGGGCGATGAACTCGGTGCGGCGGGCACCGGCGACCGCGGCGTACAGGTCAGGCCGCAGCACGTCGCCCGAGTCGTGCGAAGAAGCTTTCACCGCAACATCCGTCCCCTCGCGTCACACCATCTCGATCGCGGACGCCACACCGGGAGCGAGCGCGCGCAGTTCCTCCAGCACCGCGCTGGTCTGCTCGTCGGGCACCTGGTCGAGCGCCTCGGCCAGCGGGGCGAGCGCGGCCTGGTCACCGAAGAACTCCAGCGCGGCCGCCGCCGCCAGTGCCCGCTGGACGGCGGGACGTTCGGTGGAGGTTGCGGTAGCCAGCAGTGGGCAGTATTTCGCGAGGTCCTGTTCCCGCAGCCGGCGCGACCACTCGATCGCCCGGTTCAGCGGCAGCCGATCGGCCAGCCAGACCACCACCCCGAAGATCCGGGGGTCGCCGGGGAAGCGTTGCCAGAGCGCCTCGATCACGGCATCGGCCAGCTCGGGTGACGCCGTACGCGTGCTGTACAGCACCTCCCGGACTGCGGGTTCGGGAATCAGCCGGACCAGCTCGGTCAGGTCGGAACCCGCTTCGTCCAGCACTGTGCTCATCACTTCGAGTGGGAGCAGCAGACGTCCGGCGCGCAGCGCCGGGCGCAGAATCTCGGCCGCCTCTGCCGCCCGGCCGGTGGCTCTGAGGCTGGCGACCTCGTTCGGTGCCATCTCGCGGCGGCCGGCCGCCATGCCGAAGTCGTTGGTGGCGGTTTCCGGCATCCCGCGGAGAATCTCCAGCACTCGCTCGTGGTCGCCCTCGGTGGCCCGGATGACGATCTCCGCCTCGTCCACCGTGACCGGCTCACGGGCGACCTTGCGCAGATCCGAGAGGGCCGCGCTCGCCTCGTCGAGTCGGCCGGTCTGCGCGCAGCACCGGATCAGCGTGTAGAGCAGTCCGGTCCGGATGAAGCTGTCGGGGTGGGCGGCGAGCCCGGACCGGCATGCTTCGATGGCAGCCTCCGGGTCGCCGGCCTTGCTGACCGATCGGGCGAGGTTGAAGAGGGCCTCCGGCCCCTCGTCTCGGGCCAGCTCGGCGAGACGGGCGTTGCGACCCACCTTGTCCTTGGTCGCGAACGAGGTCTCGAGGTAGCCGGAATGCAGGAGAGCCAGCCCGTCGATGGGCCGGGTCTCCGGGATTTCGCCGGTGATCCGGTGGACGACGTGTTCGTGCAGCCGGCCGCGGTACCGGTTCTCGTGCGCGCGGAACAAGCGCGTGGACTGCACCGTGACGTTGCCGGTCGCGGTCTGGCTGACCTGGGGGACGAGGAACCCGTCGACGGTCCGTTCGGCGGTGGCCAACTGGTGTCGCAGTGCGGTGACGTCGCCCTGGACGACTTCGTCGGCGTCGACGGTGAAGGACCACTGGCCTCGGCTGTGGGCGATGGATCGGTTGCGGGCGTCGCCGAAGTGGTCGTCCCAGTAGCCGTCGACGACGTGGGCGCCGTGTTCGCGGGCGATCTCCCGGGTG
Protein-coding regions in this window:
- a CDS encoding glycosyltransferase — translated: MPVSVIVTASGTADEFQKFLDGLRPTLGLRDEVVCVLPPRRPDLAAKTRAQSWLTVVDDASPEQGARWSAGLSATNHPIAVLLDGDTLLTPNWLDAVAAAFDDPTVVAAGPRCFRTFGPQRVGLPPEALASVTKFKAYARQWRQDNRGLTEVDRLGPVCVAVRREALARVGGPTLDMPYEKLREHGRLLLVESALIAHFGGRQCALVPAPPIDAPLLSACLITKDEEAVIAECLSALRDAADEIVVYDTGSTDRTREIAREHGAHVVDGYWDDHFGDARNRSIAHSRGQWSFTVDADEVVQGDVTALRHQLATAERTVDGFLVPQVSQTATGNVTVQSTRLFRAHENRYRGRLHEHVVHRITGEIPETRPIDGLALLHSGYLETSFATKDKVGRNARLAELARDEGPEALFNLARSVSKAGDPEAAIEACRSGLAAHPDSFIRTGLLYTLIRCCAQTGRLDEASAALSDLRKVAREPVTVDEAEIVIRATEGDHERVLEILRGMPETATNDFGMAAGRREMAPNEVASLRATGRAAEAAEILRPALRAGRLLLPLEVMSTVLDEAGSDLTELVRLIPEPAVREVLYSTRTASPELADAVIEALWQRFPGDPRIFGVVVWLADRLPLNRAIEWSRRLREQDLAKYCPLLATATSTERPAVQRALAAAAALEFFGDQAALAPLAEALDQVPDEQTSAVLEELRALAPGVASAIEMV